A window of bacterium genomic DNA:
TTGCGACTTATCTTGGGGATTGACATTCCATGGGTAGGTTTCTCCTCCCAGCTTATTGAGAAATGTCTGATGATCAAAATCATCCACCAAAAGGATTTTGCTTTCGGCATCCGGGCAGTAGATAAAAATTACCGCCGAAGCTACCAATCCAGCCAATAGAGTGGATAACCTGTTTCTCCTCATCAATTTGCACCCCATCTCCAAAACTCCCGTAGGGGACGGACGCAGTTTATGCCGATTTTTCGGCGTGCCGTCCCATCGGCGATTGTAGGGGACGGACTCTGTGCCGTCCCTTCTTTTGAAGTTTTTCGTAGGGGACGGACGCAGTTTATGCCGATTTTTCGGCGTGCCGTCCCTGTCATTGGGCGACCACGGAGTGTCGCCCCTACATTGCCATCTTTCATTTGGTGGCCACAGAGTGCCACCACTACATTAAAACGTTATTACCATGGAAAACAAGTGCGTGCTTCCCAGGTCATAGTGTCTCTCCCAGGCATAATCGAAACGGAAAAACCTATAGCCGAGACTTCCCCCCAGAGTAAAATTCCACTTACCCTTATCCTGATTAATCAAACCTGTTCTAAGACCTATTCCCCTCTTCCGTAACCACCACTCAATTCCCAGGTGAGTCTCAACGTAACTCTCCAATAGTCTGTCCATATCGATTGCAAAGTTCATAAAGGGATTGGGTCTAAATCCTATTCCCAGCCGTAAATTGGCGGGAAGCTGGTCTTTTGCCTGGGTCTCCCACCTTATTTTTGGTCGATTGAAGTCCTGGTATAGAAGCCCCAGGTTCAAGTGTCCAGCAAAAGTATTGTATAGAATACCAATGTCCGCTCCTATCCCGCTCCCTGCGTCTTTATAATCTACAGAGTAATATTTTATATTTGCTCCCAAACTGAATGGGGTTGCTATTTTGACCCCATAGGTTATGATGTAGGTATTCTCCGTATAATCCATAAATTCTACATTTTTTGTCGTGTCCAGGCGTATCCAGCTAAACCCCAGCGAACCATTGCCAACATTGGGATGGACATAGCCCAGAAATTCGTAATTTATCAATCCTAAACTGAAGAGGTCTTTGTGCATTACGCTGAGCTCGCTCTTTTCTATCCGCGCTATGCCAGCAGGGTTCCAGTAGATGCTATTTCCGTCGTCACTTATTGCGGTAAAGGCATCTCCCATTCCTTTTGGTCGGGCTCCAATACCTATCCTGTCAAAAGCTCCAGCTTCTACTTTCTGTGGCGGGTGATGGGCGACGCTTAACGCAAAAGCGATTAGAACAATCCAAAAAAGTTTATGAACTGCATGACGCATAATGTCACATCCCTTTTCCCGTAGGGGACGGACTCTGTGCCGTCCCTAACGGGTGGCCACGGAGTGCCACCCCTACAGGGCGACCACGGAGTGTCGCCCCTACATTGAGTTGCTTAGCGGATTACGCCGATGACATGTTTTACCTGGTCTGTCTTCTTGTCTAAATCCTCTGCTTCTAGAAGATATAAGTATAAACCGTTTCTCACTAAATTTTCAGAATTATCTCTTGCATACCAGTAAATTGTATGCTCTACGTCCGGTTCTTTTTCACCCCCATCAATCTTTCTTACTAAATTCCCGGCTAAATCATAAATTTTCAAGGTTATATTCGCATAACGGGCAAGTGTAAACTTAAAACTGGCTCTGTCTTTAATCCCGTCATTGTTAGGTGAGATGGGATTGTCCGGGACAACAATACTTTGAATCAGGGAATCTCCTCTCCCTTTTCTGAAATCATCAACTTCCAGAACTTCCAGTTGATCAATTACCAGAGTACCACTCCCGCCGTCTCCCTTGCTCACCACAAAAGAGATACCCGCAATCTTCGTTAAATCGAGCGCATCAGCAATATCGCCATTACTATATGTTCCACTTTTGTGGAGGGAGAGTTCTTCGTAAGGGATGGTTGCAGTCTTCCACTCCCCTCCGGTATTCGTGACGTCATAGATTTTTTTATAAAATATAGTCCCATTCTTATCCATTACCCTCAATTCCAGGTTGTTGTCTCTTCCTGTTCCTTTATATTTAAATCTCAAAGAATCACTTCCGGCAATATTCCTTCCCCAATCTCTTTCCATTACTGTCCAATCGTCAATATCTCCCCGGTTAAATTTATAGGTCAACTGTAATGCTTTTCCATCCTGGCCAGATACGGTATCTAATGATGTAGTCGTAACTCCCTTATCTTCATCGCATCCATAATTTTGCCAGCCGGAAATAGGAGCAGGCTCGTCCATCTTGTCCAGAACGCTAATCGGACCCCCGGAAGAACTGCCGGGCCCGGCAAATCTTATGTTGTCAATGTAAACTTTACCAGTCCTGGGAGTCTGGTCAAAGACTACGTTTACCTGCCTTACCGCGCTGGTATCGAGGCCTGCGAAATCTGCAAGGGGTATCGTCACTTCCTGATAGGCAGTGGTCACACTCCCGATGTAACTTGTAACTTGAACCTCGGGCTCAGTTCCAGGCGTATCTCCTGTATCTGCTATCTCCACCTTGAATTTTTCACCACCTGCTGCTCCCTTCACCCAGAATTTCAGGTTCTGGTATCCACTCAAGTCATAACCGCTCTCGTCACTCCTTATAAAACTCCAGTAACCACTCCACTGTCCCGAGGAAAAATCGTAAGTAATGGAAAGAGCATAGACTCCTTCTTTAGCATTGCCAGAGTCATAGGTTATAGAAGGGTCGTAGTTTCCACCGGGCGACATAGCTCCCGCATTACCACCAAGGTCATTGGGTGGTGTGCCACAATTGAAGTTATCGAAGAGAAGACTGACTGAGGGTGTGTTTAACTGGTAAGATTCCAAGCTGTCAATCGCAACTTTCCCACTCCCGCCTTCCGACACGTTTATAGCAAACCCTATCTGGGAAATATTTCCTCTATCCAGCGTACCATTCCCGGTTCCTTCCCAGTGGGAGAGGCTGTCAAATGTTAAAATTGATTGAGTCCAGGTGGAAATATTTGAAAGGTTAGCCAGTTTCCTTTCAAATACATCACCGTCAGTATCGGTTATCTGAAATTTTATGTGATTGGATTCTCCTGCCCCCTTATAGTAAAACCTTACAGCATCTCCCGAAGAGATGTCCACATTGGCAAAGTCTTCTCTATTAATGGCAACCCATTCCCCGGAATCGATATCGTAGTCCAGTCGAACGGCATTCCCCGTTAAGCCACTGACTGTGGAAGTAGAGAGACTTGCTCCACTATCAGTCTCAACCGGCCAATTAGCAGATGAGTCCATGCTGTCCAGAACTTCAGCAAAACTCAAACCCGCAAGAAAAATCAGAAACAGGGAAATCGTAAGCCAATTTTTAACTGTTTTCCTGACTGTTTGCAAATAGAGTCACCTCATTTCTCAATAATTACCAATTCCACCCTTCTATTGAGTGCTCTCCCTTGCCAGGTATCATTTTCAGTAATCGGTTTAGCCTCTCCGTAACCCACAGCGTGTAGACGGTCGGGATCGATTCCTCCGGTTATCACCAGGTAGTTCAGAACGATTGCTGCTCTCTTTCTGGAGAGGAGAAGGTTCAACTCATCAACTCCCACGCTATCCGAATATCCCTCGATGCGTAGTTTATATTTGGGATTTAACTTCAAAATATCTACCATCTTGTTTATCTTGGGAAATTCTCTTGCTGAAATGTGGATGTCTCCGGAATCAAAACTGATTATAACAGCATCGGGAAGGTATGTCTCTTTGGTCTCTTTGGCCACTTTAGCCTCTTTGGTTACTTTGACCTCTTTAGTCTCTTTGGTTTCTTCAACACCTTTACCATCGGTGAAATAGATGTCATCAAAGTAAATAATGCCTTCTTTGGGATTGCTTGTCAAATCGTCAAAGACAACCACAAATTCAGTCATTTTGCCCCAGTCGGTTATTCTTTTGAACTTATTAAGGGGGACTACCACCTTCTGCCACTCGCTGGTCACTCCGGAAACGAGGAAACTTCCCACCTGTGTGGGATTTTTCAACTCCACCTTGAACCTCTTGGTAAAACCCTTCTCTTCGTCTCCCTTGACAAAGAAGACAAGCTCTTTATAGGCTTTCAAGTCTTGGTTCTGCAACTTTGTCCAGAAGCCATTGTAGGCAGGTTCAGGAGAGTCCACATCATAGGTTAATTTCAACGAATAACCCTTATCTCCGCACTTCACCTCAGAGGAAAACGAGTCTATGCACGTCTGCGTAAAGTCGGTGGGGTCTTTGTCCCAGGCACCAAAGTCTCCTCCCAGATTGTTCGGCTTCTGTCCTGAGTCAAAATCTGCCACCTTAAGAATTGCCCCATTGCTCGTTCCTGTCACCATGAATACCATTGATACCAGGAGAATTACTACCAGATTGATGTAATTTTTTCGAA
This region includes:
- a CDS encoding PorV/PorQ family protein; translated protein: MRHAVHKLFWIVLIAFALSVAHHPPQKVEAGAFDRIGIGARPKGMGDAFTAISDDGNSIYWNPAGIARIEKSELSVMHKDLFSLGLINYEFLGYVHPNVGNGSLGFSWIRLDTTKNVEFMDYTENTYIITYGVKIATPFSLGANIKYYSVDYKDAGSGIGADIGILYNTFAGHLNLGLLYQDFNRPKIRWETQAKDQLPANLRLGIGFRPNPFMNFAIDMDRLLESYVETHLGIEWWLRKRGIGLRTGLINQDKGKWNFTLGGSLGYRFFRFDYAWERHYDLGSTHLFSMVITF
- a CDS encoding carbohydrate binding domain-containing protein — encoded protein: MQTVRKTVKNWLTISLFLIFLAGLSFAEVLDSMDSSANWPVETDSGASLSTSTVSGLTGNAVRLDYDIDSGEWVAINREDFANVDISSGDAVRFYYKGAGESNHIKFQITDTDGDVFERKLANLSNISTWTQSILTFDSLSHWEGTGNGTLDRGNISQIGFAINVSEGGSGKVAIDSLESYQLNTPSVSLLFDNFNCGTPPNDLGGNAGAMSPGGNYDPSITYDSGNAKEGVYALSITYDFSSGQWSGYWSFIRSDESGYDLSGYQNLKFWVKGAAGGEKFKVEIADTGDTPGTEPEVQVTSYIGSVTTAYQEVTIPLADFAGLDTSAVRQVNVVFDQTPRTGKVYIDNIRFAGPGSSSGGPISVLDKMDEPAPISGWQNYGCDEDKGVTTTSLDTVSGQDGKALQLTYKFNRGDIDDWTVMERDWGRNIAGSDSLRFKYKGTGRDNNLELRVMDKNGTIFYKKIYDVTNTGGEWKTATIPYEELSLHKSGTYSNGDIADALDLTKIAGISFVVSKGDGGSGTLVIDQLEVLEVDDFRKGRGDSLIQSIVVPDNPISPNNDGIKDRASFKFTLARYANITLKIYDLAGNLVRKIDGGEKEPDVEHTIYWYARDNSENLVRNGLYLYLLEAEDLDKKTDQVKHVIGVIR
- a CDS encoding OmpA family protein encodes the protein MFRKNYINLVVILLVSMVFMVTGTSNGAILKVADFDSGQKPNNLGGDFGAWDKDPTDFTQTCIDSFSSEVKCGDKGYSLKLTYDVDSPEPAYNGFWTKLQNQDLKAYKELVFFVKGDEEKGFTKRFKVELKNPTQVGSFLVSGVTSEWQKVVVPLNKFKRITDWGKMTEFVVVFDDLTSNPKEGIIYFDDIYFTDGKGVEETKETKEVKVTKEAKVAKETKETYLPDAVIISFDSGDIHISAREFPKINKMVDILKLNPKYKLRIEGYSDSVGVDELNLLLSRKRAAIVLNYLVITGGIDPDRLHAVGYGEAKPITENDTWQGRALNRRVELVIIEK